The following proteins come from a genomic window of Montipora foliosa isolate CH-2021 chromosome 2, ASM3666993v2, whole genome shotgun sequence:
- the LOC137991123 gene encoding uncharacterized protein, protein MKETETELAELKAHILSLTEKLKTGNTKIEQLEQTVREMEFCIENIEDADICFYTGFRNRQVYNAVLTYVNPGANSENLVVRIGLFERDLAYRFNISIGTVSNIVISWANFLYLRLGSLSIWPSKEVILEKMPESFKSKYKETRVIIDCTEIKVEMPSSLVLKSQTYSNYKSANTLKGLVGISPSGSITFLSQLYTGSISDREITERCGILNMPFQAGDSLMADKGFDIQDLLDPIGVTLNIPPFLQMQDQMPANDVLQTQQIAAERIHVERTINKIKNFIYLIRSFQYPWPVLSIRYGQCVDY, encoded by the exons ATGAAAGAGACAGAAACAGAATTAGCCGAACTAAAAGCACATATTTTATCGTTaactgaaaagttaaaaaccGGTAACACGAAGATTGAACAGCTCGAACAAACTGTGCGTGAGATGGAGTTCTGCATTGAAAACATTGAAGACGCTGATATCTGCTTTTACACTGGCTTTCGAAATCGTCAAGTCTACAATGCAGTGTTGACTTATGTTAATCCAGGTGCCAATAGTGAAAATTTGGT AGTGAGGATTGGACTTTTTGAACGTGACCTCGCTTATAGATTTAACATCTCTATTGGAACTGTCAGTAACATCGTTATTTCGTGGGCCAATTTCCTATATTTAAGACTTGGATCGTTAAGCATTTGGCCAAGCAAAGAGGTAATTTTGGAGAAAATGCCAGAGTCATTCAAGTCCAAATACAAAGAAACCAGGGTTATCATTGATTGCACCGAGATAAAAGTTGAAATGCCTTCCTCACTTGTGTTGAAATCTCAGACATACTCAAACTACAAGAGTGCAAATACATTAAAGGGACTTGTGGGAATCTCACCAAGTGGCAGCATAACATTCCTGTCTCAACTGTATACTGGTTCAATATCAGACCGGGAAATTACTGAACGTTGTGGTATTCTTAACATGCCATTTCAAGCTGGTGACAGTCTAATGGCTGACAAAGGATTTGACATCCAAGATTTGCTTGATCCAATTGGTGTCACGTTAAATATACCTCCATTTTTGCAAATGCAAGACCAAATGCCTGCTAATGATGTTCTGCAGACACAACAAATAGCAGCTGAAAGAATTCACGTGGAGAGAAccataaacaaaattaaaaatttcataTATTTGATCAGATCATTCCAATATCCTTGGCCGGTTCTATCAATCAGATATGGACAGTGTGTGGATTATTAA